In Microbulbifer elongatus, the DNA window ACTGGAAAACCCTCCAAAGATCCTTCCGTACCCTCCTCTCCTCAACGGCGCTACGGTCCCTCTTCCTCACCGGGTCTCTGGCCGTATCACTTACACTGACCGGTTGCGCCAGCCCGCCTGCGCACAATAATGCCGCTGCCACACTGGCTCAATATCGCACTTTTGGCCTCGCACCAGTGAGTGGTGGCAACGGACGCGCCATGTCGCTGGCACAGAACGAAGTTTCGCGGCAACTGATCTCCCGCGGGATGGTACCGAGCAGCAATCCCGATCTGCTGGTGACGGTACAGGTTCGCGCGTACCCGACACGTCAGATGCCGGTAGGTGCCCCATACGCCAGCGTAAGACAGTCCTCAACCGAGGGTATTCTGACAATCGACCTTGTTGATGCACGCCAGAAGCAACTGGTATGGCAAGGCCGTACGGTGGATCCGATCACCCGGGAAGTGCTGAATAATCCGCAACGGGCAATGGATAAAGCGGTGGATGAAGCCTTCAGAAGCCTTCCGTCGCGCTAGTGAACGGTCCCCTGATGGCCGCGAACTGCCGAATGCTGTTCATTGAACGCAGCTGAGGACGAAGGTGACGATACCGGGCGCGGTCTTTTGAGACCGTCACCGCCATAAATGGCGGTGCAGAGCCCCACGGATGGGTTTACGGCCTGTCTCACAAGGCCGCACCCGGGAGCGACGCCGCCACAAAATGACTTCAGTGAACGGCATCGCGCGAACAGCGGCCATTTATTGCGAGGATCAGACCTTCTTCATCGGCCGGCCGGACTCCCCCCAGAGGACGTGATACTTTTCCTGCTCTGGTTTATCCACGCGCGAGAAGGTGTGCGCGCCGAAGAAGTCCCGTTGTGCCTGCAGCAGATTGGCCGGGAGCGATTCGCGGCGGAAGGCGTCGTAGTAGCTAAGCGCGGAAGACAGCGCCGGGACCGGAATACCGCCGATGGTGGCATCGGCCACCGCGCGGCGCCAGTTACCCTGGTGGTTGGCGATCTGCTCGATAAAGAAATCATCCAGCAGTAGATTGGACAGTTTGACGTCCCGCTCGTAGGCGTCACTGATGGACTGCAGGAATACGGCACGGATAATACATCCGGCGCGCCAGATGCGCGCGATCTCGGCAAAATTCAGTTCCCAACCCTGCTCCCGTGCAGCCAGCTTCATCAGGTCGAAACCCTGAGCATAGACACAGATCTTTGCACAGTAGAGGGCGTCGTGGAGCTGCTCGATGACTTCTTTGCGCTTGTCCTCTGGCACCGGCGACACTTCCGGCCCCACCAGTTTTTTCGCCGCGCGGCCACGCAAAACCTTGCGTGTCGACAGGGAACGGGAGAATACAGCTTCCGCGATACTCGGCGCCGGACAGCCCACCTGCAGCGCTCCTACCGCAGTCCAGAGACCAGTGCCCTTCTGGCCCGCGCGATCGAGGATCACGTCCACCAGCGGCTCTCCAGTAACTGAATCCTTGGTGTCGAGGACTTCCGCACTGATATCAATCAGGTAGCTGTTCAGAACGCCCTTGTTCCACTCCCGCAACACACCGGCAATCTCCGCCGGCGTCATTTCCAGCGCACTGCGCATCACATCGTAGACTTCGCAGATCATCTGCATATCGGCGTATTCAATGCCGTTATGCACCATTTTCACAAAGTGGCCGGAACCAATCGGGCCGATATAGGCCGCACAGGGGTCCCCCACTTTCACCGGATTGCCCGGTTCGAAGCGCTCGATAGGCTGGCCAGTTTTTGGATCCACTTTGGCGGCGATCGCATGCCAAACCGGCTCGATCCGCGC includes these proteins:
- the gndA gene encoding NADP-dependent phosphogluconate dehydrogenase, producing the protein MKETLCDIGFIGAGVMGKNLILNLVDNGYRVCAFDLDHSRLDALLEQDARERGDRAPRVEVCNSYTELLSRVKAPHLVILSVPAGAPVDDVCNKLLDAGLQADDIVIDTGNSLWTDSVQRCKRYEGKLIFFTTAVSGGEVGARFGPSLMPSGDRYAWARIEPVWHAIAAKVDPKTGQPIERFEPGNPVKVGDPCAAYIGPIGSGHFVKMVHNGIEYADMQMICEVYDVMRSALEMTPAEIAGVLREWNKGVLNSYLIDISAEVLDTKDSVTGEPLVDVILDRAGQKGTGLWTAVGALQVGCPAPSIAEAVFSRSLSTRKVLRGRAAKKLVGPEVSPVPEDKRKEVIEQLHDALYCAKICVYAQGFDLMKLAAREQGWELNFAEIARIWRAGCIIRAVFLQSISDAYERDVKLSNLLLDDFFIEQIANHQGNWRRAVADATIGGIPVPALSSALSYYDAFRRESLPANLLQAQRDFFGAHTFSRVDKPEQEKYHVLWGESGRPMKKV
- a CDS encoding DUF4136 domain-containing protein, giving the protein MKYWKTLQRSFRTLLSSTALRSLFLTGSLAVSLTLTGCASPPAHNNAAATLAQYRTFGLAPVSGGNGRAMSLAQNEVSRQLISRGMVPSSNPDLLVTVQVRAYPTRQMPVGAPYASVRQSSTEGILTIDLVDARQKQLVWQGRTVDPITREVLNNPQRAMDKAVDEAFRSLPSR